The genomic segment GACTTTCTGTGTCAGCGAAGCACTTCCTCGCGGCGCCGGTTCCGGCCGaatctcgcttctctccggtcTCCTCCACTGGCCGTTCCGCCGCGCCTCcgtcttcgcgcttctctccagccgCGTCTCGGCCAGACCCTGGGATCCGACCTAACAAGTCTCGGGTCACTAAAGCAgttccctcctctcctcggGAAGCCGGGGTagcttcttccccttcgcctgctccgactctgtctgcTGCGCCAGCTTTCGCGCCGCGACCACAGAAAGTGCAACAGAAAGACGACCCGTAAAGCTTCTCGAGCCGacctcgctcttcctcccaTGTCCAGTCTGCTCGCGCGGGCGGCCCTACAGGGCAGACTCGCCGCGGAACGCACGGGGGTCGGTCCCGAGGCGCGCCTCGCGGGCGCGCCACTCGCTTGGACGCCCCGCCTGCCGGAGAcactcgttcttctgtctcctttgcagacggagacacctctGAGTCTTttcgagacggagacacctgttcttctcgtcccTGTGCAGAGTAAACAGAGGGAGTGTGAGACCTCTCCTGACTACCAGAGCCGTGTCTGGAGTCGttccctcgctgtctccgagaTGGAAGCCCGGACTTCCGTCCCCCTCGTAAAGGTCCTGGTCCCTTTGCAGGAAGGGCAACGCGGTTTGGATCTCCAAAGTCGTTTCTGTGGGGTCGTTGTCGCTGATTGCGGCGCCTCTCCTCATGACCTGAAACGGGTCTCTCATCTATCGAATGGATGGGTGCGGAGGAAACACCCGCCAACTCAAAACTGTCTCGTTCTCGGGGCTCCGGCGTTGCAGGAGAACAAGCAGGCGATCTGGGAGCCGCCGCTTCTgtcgcgcgagaagaagccggcCTAACGGATCCCGGTTCAAGACGACGCCCGCCTGCTCGACCTCTCTTTCCGGGCAGGCCTCGTCCCCGCCCTTGCCATGAAAGGTTTATTCCATTTTCGGCTTCCTCATGTTGAGTCAGGACGGGAAGGTCCTCCGAAAGAACGCATGTGTCTGGCTCCGAACGCGGGAGCGGCGGCGCAGAAGCCGCGTCCGACGAGTCAGGAGTGCCACGAGCGCGTCGCAGCGAAGGGTCATGGGAAAAAGGGCACGCAGTGTTTTTGAGACAGCGATTctggaggaaaaaacggCAGGGGATTTCTCTCGCAGGTCTGCGGAAagaacatgcagagacgagagaagaagaaacttcgTTCTGCCGATGGCTATCTCGAGGCTCCATGGGCGAATTTGGGTGGGCGGGACCTCCCGCGTTTCTGCCGGATGCCTGACGGTCCGAACTCGGATTCGGCATTCCccaagaaacaggaaagcaGGCGTTTGTCTCCGTATGAAAACGTGACTTCGATTGCAGAAAAGTCGCGAAAAAGCGACGGATAGGGCACGCTTCGACTCGAAGAGCCGGCAAGCCGCCGTTGCTGGGAGCAGCCGCGAGGAGCACACACGCAGCAACCTAGCAGGGCCGGAGTGACgtcaagaaaaaaaacaagcaaATGGAAGACAGTGGCCGCCACTCTGTCGAGGAAGATACATGCTTCAAAACGTGGTCGACCACTTGTTTACGTAAAACTTACCAAgcagcgaacgagaagagctGAACCACCAGTCGCCGCTTTTTTAAAAAAATTTTGCGGAAGACGGCTGGCACTCCGCCGCTGGCTCCCCGACAACAACGACGGAAGGGGGGAAAAGCGGGAAAGACATTCAAATGGCTTGCGttcagaaaagagacgatGCTTTTTGCCGGAGTGCTGTCTTTCGTGGGAGcggctgtgtctctttctccactttttcaACGACCAAAGCAGCTTCCGGAGTTCTGCTTCCATCCTAAAACTGGTTCAATTTGGGGTGAACTGCATGTGCTTGCTGCATGCGGACAAATAGACAGCTCTAACGCGCCAGAAAAACGGTTCGGTTTCCTCACGCATGACACCTGGACACGTCTTTGACATGTACAGAAAGTTTTTGCATCAATTGCGTCGCGTGTTGTTTCAcgtagagagacagagacgaaaggtTACTGTAAAATCAGCAGTACCAGGGACGCAAGccacggagaggagagagcacgAGCCTATCGCAAAGATATCATGCAGGTTGTTACAGCAACTTCGTCCCTTTGTCGTGTGCTTGCCGTTGTGCATCATCCACAGAATGGCGTTGGTCTAGGGCTTGCGATGCCCGTAGGAGATATGTGTTCACGAAAAAGAACAAACATCCGCCGCCATACGTGTTTGGTTGCCACTTAGAGAGTTCCGCGGCCGTTTCCTCCAGGGTGGTTTCAGCATGAAAACAGTCGGGCCGTGACGGTAATGTGAGTTTCTTGAGGGACACGTTTCCGTGCAATGCGGTCGCTTTCCTCTAACAACGAGACCGAGAGTGTTATTTAGACTGTAAGCCCTTCTGTGCCACCTCGATCTGTATCTGGCTGCTCGTCGAAGGAAACAAAGCAGGAAGGTCAAGGTGAGCGACGGATACCCGGGTTTTCGTCTGAATACTGTCCTCCCCCTGCGCCACCTGCTAACGACAACAGGGATCTGAGGCAAATCTAGGTGCAAGACCTCGTACACGGGGAAGTTGGAGAAGACTGTACCCGACATGCCTTGAATTGTAGCaggcagaaaacagacgTGTCCCGCAAGCGGTCATCGTCGGTCATGGCCGtcatcttccttcttttAAAAACAACTGGATAGATTTCTCCGAGTTTGGTTTGTTTGCTCAACGCTGCGTGGCCCTGGTCAGGATTTCGGTCCCTTCACAGTCGTCCGAACGAACATTGTGTGTTGCACCGCCTTCGTATTTGGATGCATCTATGAGAAGGCTGAATCGAGAAGCATCATTTCTGCCACTGGCAAAAAAATTTTATCTGACAATGGTTTCAGATGTTCCTTCAAGTAGAGGAcagcgtcgctgtctccttgtaGCAGGATGCCCCCACGGCGAAACTGTATAATTGTAGATACTCTTAAGTAGGAGGCGTCGAGGCCGTCGATTTATTTCCACGTCAGGGGGCGCATAAGGGCCTTCGGTGAAGAATTAACATATTCCGCATTCCGTAAGCTCTGACGAAACCAAGGTTAGATGAGGTTTTGTCTGAGACGTTTAACATCCACCAAAAAATGGCATTCATGGACACAGTATTGAGTTCCAGCATGGCAAGTGACTGAAATCACTGATTTTTACCTCGCCCGTATACAACTTCAGAGCAACTGTGTATCAGTCTCAGACAGTGTTTTTGTGACGACCTCTTATCAGCACTCGTTGAGTCGTTGTGTGACTGCATCGTGGAACCCTGAGACACGCAGTTCAAACCGCCCACATCTAATTTTGTGGAATCACTAAACTCCCTCAAGAGGCGAACCCCTCTAGAGTCATCGGTAGATGTTTCGCGTGGGCATGTTTTTCTATGGTGGAGAATTGTGTTGTCCGGACGGTGGAAAATGCAGGGATGGCAAAACGCGCAAACAACCTCGGTGTTGCCATCATAGTTTCCTCCGAAGTCAGGGTGGGGATGTAGAATGCAAGAGAGGATAATTTTGCGTCAGACAATACCCATGTACACTCGGACGGAAAGCACTTCCTGAACTGGTTCGTCGCCGTCATGACTGTTACGCACAAGCGGGGAAGCAAGCTAAATATCGTAGATAGCAGTCGAGGCTACATGTGTCGACGAAAGCGGGTCGTACACATCATACGTGATTAGGTGTTAGAAGTCTCAAAAAGTTGGGGTGTTTGTCAGTGAGTGACTGACACAGATGGGCATGCGTACCTTCGCCGACGATCTTCTGCCCTCTCTAAACTCTGGACGGTGTAGTCGCTGCACGGTCCTAGAGAATCTCATCAGTTCGGAGCGGGATGAATTTCGCCTTCAGAACACATTGCAGTTATACAGTTCATTGACATTTGCTGTCCTAGCTCGTACTCTGCGTTGGGATTTTCCTTGTTTTATCTCAAAAAATGGCGCGTCGATTGGCTGCGGCATTCTGTGCGGTCGTACTTGCCGgttctgcgttctcttttGAATCGGCGGAAGGCCTCCCAAAAAGCATTGTGGATATCATCAAGACTAACCCCAAGCTGTCGGCTGCGCGCGAATGGGCCGAAGAATCTGGAATTCTGCAGAAAGTAGACCTCTCACATTACGGTGACAAAGTGACCATTGTGCTTCCCTCAAACAGAGCCTTCAAAGAGCTACAGGCAAACCATCCCACCTGGAAAGCCCAGCTCGTTAGCAACAGCGAGGACGTCGAGACTGTAAGGATCTGCTTGCGGTGTCGAAATGGCGGTTCTCTCGAACGACTAAACGATTCATCGTAGGACGCACAAGCTTAGAAAAAAATCTGTTATAGCTGATCCATATATACGCTGGCCACGTAACACCGGGCTGGCAGTGGAACACGGCAAAAGGTTGGTTTACTATAGTCGGGCTTGTCCACTTTTTTTCCTGCCTGTGAGTTTCTCAGCTgattctcttcgcttccacgGATCACAGCGTGACACCAGAGGAAATCAAGGCGGGAAAATACGAGGATACCGATTCACTTGTCTCCATCCTCTCTGAGTATTCTTCAATCTCTCGTAGTGGTCGGGTAAGTGGTGGTTTTCATGTCGCCTTTTATGCGCTCCGCAAACTGAATTTGAAAGGTGTCTGGTTTTGTCTGCAATGGATTCACTTGGACTGCTTGTCCGTGTGACGGCACTTTTAAGATACCAGCAATCAACGTTGTGCCCCGACCGCAAATCAGTTTTCTGATTATGACGCCCTCTCCAACGTCACCTCTGGTATAGCTACGCGAGAGCGGATTCACAACAAAAACAAGGGTATGCATGAAAGATACACGAAGCTTATTGCCTCTAGTCGCAAAATGGCGATGATTGCATTCATCCATCTGTTACATCCGATCTAGACCGTATTCGGCAGTGTATCCCTGTTGGTTCTTTCTTGTTGCAGCTGTGTGTTTCCGACTACACCCGTGCCCTTCCCTGCGACGACCCCGACAGTCTGCCGTGCTGCGCAAAAGTCGACCTTCGAAATGTATTGGAAGCGGAAGATGGCTATATTTACCTTATTGATCAAGTCCTGCTTCCTCAGGAACTCATTGACAAGCTCGAGGACTAATGAAGCTCTGCCACTTTCTGCGTTACATTAAACACTGACAAGACTGGGCGTGTTATTTCGTGTCGATCTTCCCTTTGTTGTGTAGGTCCAACGAACTGTGCGTAACGCTGCTTCATATGCGTGCAGACGTACTGTTCTCGTTCATGTTGCCGTGGTCTGAGCAGGAAGCTCagggtatcaacccatcaTGCGAACCGCATTTTAAAAAGGTTAACAATACGGAAATGCACAGTTCCAGCGACTCTGggccttttctttttgtccATCCCAGCAGTCTCTTCTACCTCCTGATTCGGTCCTGTGAAAATAGATGAGCTGTAGGCGGAGAATTGTTCCTAAGACACCTAGCACACAACGGAGCTGTTACTACGCCAGGCACATAAATCTCAGTATATatccatatgcatatacCTACACGGTCCTTATCCTCCTTTTCCGCATGCAGAAGTTCCTCACGTAATCGCCTTAGTCGGCAACAGTTCCCTGAACCCTATGCCTCAACCCACATCCCTTCTCTGGGCGGTTAGTCCATCTCGGGAACCCGTGATACTACTGACAAAAGACATTGATACAAAACCAAGAGTTTGCGGTTGTTCAGTGGCGACTTTATTCACGCACTATCCTAGCATGCTGCCACTCCTGACGGCCTAGTGCGTCAGAAGTCTCGGCATCGACAGTTCTGAACTTCAGATGCTCGTAGTACTTTGATCCTCGACAAGGTTCCGCACCACGGAGGGCAGTGCCTGTAACGCTGTGACCTGTCTGATGGCCTAAAGAGAGTCGAATCCGGAAGCTTTCTTCAGTGAGCTTAAGTCCGAGCATAATCCATGGAGGTTGGGAGGTCAGAGTTCAATCAGCACCGCAAATACTGCGGCATTTTTTTTGCTTTTGTATTGACATATATTTTATTTGTGGGCTGGTCCGCCAGAACAAAAGATAATGCCTGCAGTTACGGAACAAAGCTGGAAGAACTGGCGGTGCAGACTCAGTGGAGATGTAGCTAACGTAGAAGTAGCAAATTTCCACGTGCTGCCTCTCAATGGCAGCGagagtctctcttttcggAAGAGTATGGGATGGCCGCCTTTATTCAACGGTGGAATTGCAAAATGGCATTGTCATACTGTTACCTCGTTTCCATAAAATCACATGTGATCTTTCATGTAATACACAAAGTGCCAGTTATCCTCGTTCGACAGTGATTTTTGCCAAGCAAACGCCCAGCAAAACAACAGTGCGCAACCATATAAAGCTTATGATTTCCCTTGGCGGCTGTATGTAAGCATTAGCCGTCAACCTCTGATAGAAGAGGTGTCATTTAAATTAAACAGAAAATCCCTCAACTGTGTCATTTtgtgttttccttcctcattAAGGCAACGGGCTTCTCTATATACACGGACTACGGGACGCAAGCCGCGAAATGTCCATTGGTGCGCTAAATGGGGCAACTCCAGCACGGCCGTCGACCCAACCGGAAATTGTGCTGCACTAGCTCTGTCGGATTTGCCATGATCAGCTTCCTATCTCTGTTTACCGATAAGAATTGCATGTGTCAGCTTCTTCAGTGCCGCACACTGCTCTCCCGTCGCAGCACCAGGGAGGCAACGCACACGGTTTTCTGACAACAGACGATCGAAGGGGAAGTTTATACAAGAAAAAGGATTTACCGACAAAATACCGGGGCGGCAAGAGTAGCAGTCTAGTAAAAAAAATTGGGTACGATGCCGGCAATGCGACGACACCAACGCCGTCATAGTTGCACTCCTCTTATGGTGGGAAAACAGAAGTCCCGGATCGGCTTATCGCAtcacagagacacaaaatATTCACAGGGCCTCAGATTTACTAGTGCGAAGTTATTCGCTTCTGAATGGAGTTACgcctcctctgtcgcctccacAAAACCTGAAGAAAGCTGCCTGGAgcctgtttctgcttccccgTCACAACCAAGAACGCCGACTGTGTTGCCACCGCGTCAGGAATCACGGTTTCGGGATCAACTGTCGTAGAGCTATCAGATGGGCACTCCCCGGGGGCGTCTATGTTCGTGCTACTGCACTGAAGGATTGTATCGAGCTGGGTTTTGGGGATACCCAGCTGTTCAAGGAGGGCAGTCAAAGGCTGACTCGTGACTGCCGGGTCGACCTGTTCCTCAAAAATAGGTATCCGCTGCTTGCCTTGTAGTGCGAAAATGACCAGGGGGCTGTGGAAGATGTACGGTTTGATGAAGAACTGCAGGCATCGTCACAAGGGCACAGCAACATATCGAACGCATGGCACGAGCTGCGGTACCATAGGCCAGGTTAAACAAAGAAAAATAATGTGTGTAAGGGAACAATCAGTCCTCCGCGCCAATTCtgatacacacatacatgaCACTGTATACGCgtacatatttatatcgtCCATATATAGGAAAATGTGTGACGTGTCAAAGTACAAATGCAAGCACAAGTCAGACACACCTGTAGGTCGACAGTGTCTCTTATCAACAAATGTGTCCAGGTCTCTGAAGTTAAAACCACGATCTCCAACACGAAGTGGATGGACAAATAATAGCACGGAAGGACTTACGTTAGGTCGTTGTTTGATATTGAGAGAAACCTCGCGGATCAACAGGCATGAAGAGTGGTTCGGAACGGGAAGTTCTGCCATTTTTGTCTGAAGCCAGTGGGGGTACTGGAACTCCATTGTTGGCTTGCAGCTTGTGCCATCTGGCGATAGGGCTCCCCAGAAAGTCCGATGCCAGGTGCCGGGGTTTGGAAGCAAAGCGTCTAAGACCACACTAACGGTCGACTGACCGATGACAACGTCGTTGACGCGCGATGGAAAAGTGAACCTGATTGTTTTCTGGCCATCCTGTTCCACGAAAATAACCAGTTTCGGATTCTGCAGAGATAAGAGGAGCCAAGTAAAACAAATGAATCAACAAGTAATCACGTCAGCACCATGTTCGACGTCGAGaaaccacacacacacacacatcacATCCCACTCTCTACCTTTGCCGATTGTTCAGCGCATATACGAGTACACGCTTCTTCGTAAACGTTTCTCGGCGTAactctctctgccctcgcCACTTTAATGCATGTACAACTAACAATGATAGAATGGAATGTGTCCATGCAGAACGTGTGTCGCGTTGATGCTGCAGACAACACGGTACTTTGAAACAACTGACACAACTCCTTCTTGCACAGGCTGCGTGCTTTTCGACTAGCTTGACTCCTCAAATGATGATTTTCTGTGCAATGGTTGTATACGTTGTGAATCCAGGACGTGTCATCCACAGCGTGCTGTTCTTGGGGGGAACAATCCGGTAGAAAAAAGCTAACGTCAACTCACCGGTGCGCCATTTATCTCGGACACAGTTCTCTGTCTGGGCTTGAACGCGGCAGGGAGTTCCGGGATCTTATTCTTGAACTTGGTTCTCACTGCCGGCTCAACGTTTTTGGGGCGCGACAGGGGCTCTCCAGCGGAATCGCCTTCGGTACCTTCTGCGGCCGCAGCAGCCtacgcagagaaaagcaaaatGTCAAGCATTGAAATTTTGTGCAGCAGCGCCTTTCGTCAGAGAGGGGGCCCAAAACGCCGAAGGCAAAATATGACACATTCCGGGCTGCCAATCCTAGAGTTTTGATGTAGGGATAGTTCCACAGCGACGTAGAATGCACAAGTAAACAGGCAGAACCAACTTATTAGCACGCCTACTTTTCGGTAGTGCTCCCTGCGCTGAACAGGGTGCTGTCATGATACCAAGTTCTCGCACTCCACTGGTTTTgtacagaaagaaagacttTTCTATACAGAGGGGAACAGAGGACGGCCAGTCTGCAATGAAATCGATTGCTTCTGGTCATACTAATTCGGGAAGCTGCGCTGTCCCATGTACGTGTTCTAGGTTGCTACAAAAGCGCCAGCGTGAAGTAGATATGAACAGCTGCAGACGGGTGCTCCTGAAGATATTGGCGAAGAAAGCAAATACTTATCGTATTCATCATACCTTCGCAGCTTGTTGGAATGCCTTGGCAGCCTGAAGCGGACAATCGCA from the Toxoplasma gondii ME49 chromosome IX, whole genome shotgun sequence genome contains:
- a CDS encoding hypothetical protein (encoded by transcript TGME49_306050~Signal peptide predicted by SignalP 2.0 HMM (probability 1.000) with cleavage site probability 0.543 at residue 20) — encoded protein: MARRLAAAFCAVVLAGSAFSFESAEGLPKSIVDIIKTNPKLSAAREWAEESGILQKVDLSHYGDKVTIVLPSNRAFKELQANHPTWKAQLVSNSEDVETLILFASTDHSVTPEEIKAGKYEDTDSLVSILSEYSSISRSGRLCVSDYTRALPCDDPDSLPCCAKVDLRNVLEAEDGYIYLIDQVLLPQELIDKLED